The DNA region GTGGTTCTCGCCCGCATAGGCGACGACATCCAGCGTTGACATCACCAGGCCCGCGCCATTGCCGATCACGCCGACCTGCCCGTCGAGCTTGACGTAGTTCAGGTCGTTCTCCTTGGCCTTCGCCTCGAGGGGGTCGGCAGCATCCTTGTCTTCGAGCAGCGCGTGCCCGGCGTGACGGAAGTCGGCGTTCTCATCGAGGGTGACCTTGCCGTCCAGGGCGATGACGTCGCCCTCCTCGGTCAGCACCAGCGGGTTGACCTCGACCAGCGTCGCGTCCTCGCCCTTGTAGACCGAATACAGCTGAACGAACACGTCGCTGACCTTGTCGACCAGCTCGGGGGCGAAGCCGGCCGCCTCGGCGATCTCGACCGCCTTCTGCTTGTCGATGCCGGTCAGCGGGTTGACCTCCACGCGGGCCAGGGCTTCGGGGCGCTCGACCGCGAGCTCCTCGATCTCCATGCCGCCCTCGACGCTGGCCAGCGACAGGTACGCGCGGTTGGCGCGATCCAGCAGCACCGAGAAGTAGTACTCCTTGTCGATCCGGGCGCCGGCCGCGACCATGACGCGCTTGACGACGTGGCCCTTGATGTCCAGGCCGAGGATCGCCTTGGCGGCCTCGAACGCGTCGTCCGGGGTCTTGGCGACCTTCACGCCACCGGCCTTGCCGCGGCCGCCGGTCTTCACCTGCGCCTTGACCACGACGAGGCCGCCGATCTTCTCGGCTGCCGCCTTCGCCTGCTCCGGGGTGTCTGCGACGATGCCGGCGAGCACCGGCACGCCGTACTTCTCGAAAAGGTCACGTGCCTGGTACTCGTACAGATCCACAGTGCAAGCCTCCGCTGGGATGAAAGGGGAGATGACGCGAAAGCGTCTTGATGTCGAGAGAGATCGACCAATCCACAAGCGTACTACCGCGTGGTGGAAGGTCCCGACCGGCCCAGGCGCGGAAGGTCCTTGGTGGCGGGGCCCTCTATCCGCGTGCCGTCCGGCGCGAAGCGGGATGCGTGCAGGGGGCAGTCCCAACTGCACTCCTGGTCGTTCCAGGAAAGCACCCCGCCGAGGTGGGTGCACACCGCACTGACGGCACGGGTCGTGCCGTCGACGGTGGACACCGCCACGGGGTGGCCGCCGCGGTTGGCCACGACGCCCTGTCCCTCCGCCGGCTTGGCGACCGGGACGGGCGTTCGCTGGGCGCCGACCCAGCCCGACGCGGCCTCCCAACCGATGCGCAGGTTCTCCACGCCGCCGCGGCCGAGGTCGGCGGGCACGGTCATCCTGCGGGCGATGGTCGTCATCCACTCGGGTCGTTCACGCCACGGCACGCGCGTGATCTCGGCGGTGAGCCGAAGCGCCGCGGCCGGCCCGTTGGACAGGCCCCACTTGCCGAATCCGGTCGCGAACCGCACACGCCCGAGTCCGCGGGGCATCGCTCCGACGAAGGGCATCAGGTCGTGGGACTGGTAGTCCTGCGCGGACCACGACATCCGCGGCTGCGCACCCGGGACGTGCCGGCGCGTCCACTGGATCAGGTCCTCGACATGACCGCGTTCGGACTCGGCCCTGCCGACCGGGTGCCCGTTGCCGCCCACGATCAGCCGGGCGAGCTGACCCGGACCGTCCTCCGCCGTCACGGAGCGGATCGACCGGGTCGGGCCGTCCACCGAGAGGTACAGGCCCTCGGGCATCTCACCGTCCACGTCGAACGCGACGCAGTAGGAGCGCAGCCCGCGGGTCTTGGCGAAGTAGAAGCCCCGCTCCATGATCGGGGCAGCGGTGGCCAGCACGACCTGACCGGCGGTGGTGAACCCGGCGGTCGTCTCCACGACCGCTCGCGGCAGGACGTGCACCTGTGTGACCCGGATGCCGGTATGCAGGGTGCCTCCGGCGCCGACGAACGCGCGGGCGAGTGCCAGCGCGACCTGCTGCGGGTCGATCGCGACCTGATCGTCCAGCGCGACGGCGTCCACCATCGGGAACGGGCTGGTCCCATCCGCCAGCACGCGACGTACGTCCAGGCCCGCCTCGTGCGCGGCTGCGAGCTCCGCCTCGACGCATTCCGTTCCGTCACCGGACTGGGCGTAGGAATAGGCGGTGCGCCTGGTGTACGACACGCCCGCCTCGTCGGCGAAGCCGGTGAGCCACTCCGCGCCATCGCGGTTGGCGTCCACGTAGGCGCGGACGAGCCCGGCCGGGTGATGGCGGCGCATCGTGGAGAGCACCGTCCCCTGCAGCAACGACAGCTTCCCGGTGTTGGCGCCGGTCGCGAGATTGCCGACCTCGCGCGCTTCCAGCACCGCGACATCCAGCCCCTCGCGTGCGAGCATCAACGCCGTGGCCAGCCCGGTGATCCCGGCGCCGACGACCACCACGTCGTGCTCCCGGCCGATCTCGAACGGTGTTCCGGCGACGACGGCGCCGTCGGCCTTCCACAGGGACGTCATCGGCCCAGTGAACTCCCCCGCCGCGTCGTCGTCTACCGGCTTGACACCGCGGCCGCCCGACCGCCTGAGCCGATCGGCGGCTGCCGCACGC from Microbacterium sp. zg-B185 includes:
- the sucC gene encoding ADP-forming succinate--CoA ligase subunit beta, encoding MDLYEYQARDLFEKYGVPVLAGIVADTPEQAKAAAEKIGGLVVVKAQVKTGGRGKAGGVKVAKTPDDAFEAAKAILGLDIKGHVVKRVMVAAGARIDKEYYFSVLLDRANRAYLSLASVEGGMEIEELAVERPEALARVEVNPLTGIDKQKAVEIAEAAGFAPELVDKVSDVFVQLYSVYKGEDATLVEVNPLVLTEEGDVIALDGKVTLDENADFRHAGHALLEDKDAADPLEAKAKENDLNYVKLDGQVGVIGNGAGLVMSTLDVVAYAGENHGGVKPANFLDIGGGASAEVMAAGLDVILGDPQVKSVFVNVFGGITSCDAVAKGIVGALAELGATATKPLVVRLDGNKVEEGRAILRDANHPLVTLADTMDEGADKAAELANA
- a CDS encoding FAD-dependent oxidoreductase, with the translated sequence MTSLWKADGAVVAGTPFEIGREHDVVVVGAGITGLATALMLAREGLDVAVLEAREVGNLATGANTGKLSLLQGTVLSTMRRHHPAGLVRAYVDANRDGAEWLTGFADEAGVSYTRRTAYSYAQSGDGTECVEAELAAAHEAGLDVRRVLADGTSPFPMVDAVALDDQVAIDPQQVALALARAFVGAGGTLHTGIRVTQVHVLPRAVVETTAGFTTAGQVVLATAAPIMERGFYFAKTRGLRSYCVAFDVDGEMPEGLYLSVDGPTRSIRSVTAEDGPGQLARLIVGGNGHPVGRAESERGHVEDLIQWTRRHVPGAQPRMSWSAQDYQSHDLMPFVGAMPRGLGRVRFATGFGKWGLSNGPAAALRLTAEITRVPWRERPEWMTTIARRMTVPADLGRGGVENLRIGWEAASGWVGAQRTPVPVAKPAEGQGVVANRGGHPVAVSTVDGTTRAVSAVCTHLGGVLSWNDQECSWDCPLHASRFAPDGTRIEGPATKDLPRLGRSGPSTTR